A genomic region of Salinibacter pepae contains the following coding sequences:
- a CDS encoding tRNA (mnm(5)s(2)U34)-methyltransferase, with protein MVIPSILEQAHALAGRAVGEGGIAVDATVGNGHDTAFLARAVGAGGAVVGFDVQEEALIETRHRLEREALSAPVRLVHAGHQTLARHLEETERGRVGAIMFNLGYLPGGDHSVATRPETTRQALDAGTEVLRPGGVITVVAYTGHEGGDDEAEAVEAWASALPQAQFRALSYRFPNWSNDPPRLFAVEKRDA; from the coding sequence ATGGTGATTCCGTCGATCCTGGAGCAGGCGCACGCTCTCGCCGGCCGGGCGGTCGGAGAGGGCGGAATTGCGGTCGACGCCACGGTCGGCAACGGACACGACACCGCGTTCCTGGCCCGAGCGGTCGGTGCGGGCGGGGCCGTCGTGGGATTCGACGTGCAGGAGGAGGCCCTAATCGAGACGCGACACCGCCTCGAGCGGGAAGCCCTCAGCGCCCCCGTTCGGCTGGTGCATGCGGGGCATCAGACCCTCGCCCGCCACCTAGAAGAGACGGAGCGGGGGCGGGTCGGCGCCATCATGTTTAACCTGGGGTACCTGCCCGGCGGAGATCACTCGGTTGCGACCCGTCCCGAGACGACCCGTCAGGCCCTCGATGCCGGTACGGAGGTGCTCCGCCCGGGCGGCGTCATCACGGTGGTCGCCTACACGGGCCATGAGGGGGGAGACGACGAGGCCGAAGCCGTGGAGGCCTGGGCGTCGGCACTCCCGCAGGCGCAGTTTCGGGCCTTGTCCTATCGGTTTCCGAATTGGAGCAACGACCCGCCGCGCCTGTTTGCAGTCGAGAAGCGTGACGCCTAA
- the aroB gene encoding 3-dehydroquinate synthase translates to MPSPLAPMAVFVDLDERSYTVHFDSLATVPSLLEDVGLSAGRCLLVTDENVGRHYKTPLVKGLSNAGWTVRSIVLPPGEQTKSASCLHRIYDDALAWGIDRQTPVLALGGGVVGDLAGFAAATLLRGLPLVQLPTSLLAQVDASVGGKTAINHDTGKNLIGAFYQPELVCADPQTLDTLPMREYTSGMAEVIKHALIRDPDLFEALEDHLVPVMARKDREMVSSVIEDAVGVKADVVSADEREEGRRAILNFGHTFAHALERVAGYGAFTHGEAVAIGMRAGLYLSHRRHPEAVPRERLDHVIRAVPIESDPAEVPFPDLYAAMAADKKNEGDTIRFVLLEQLGQAYVTGDVTEADARHAWQFACSN, encoded by the coding sequence ATCCCGAGCCCACTCGCCCCCATGGCCGTTTTCGTTGATCTTGACGAGCGAAGTTACACCGTTCATTTCGATTCCCTCGCCACGGTCCCGTCTCTGCTAGAAGACGTTGGGCTCTCGGCCGGACGGTGTCTCCTCGTCACCGACGAGAACGTGGGCCGCCACTACAAGACCCCGCTCGTTAAGGGCCTTTCCAACGCAGGCTGGACGGTGCGTTCCATCGTCCTCCCCCCTGGCGAGCAGACCAAGTCGGCCTCATGCCTTCACCGCATCTACGACGACGCCCTCGCCTGGGGCATCGATCGGCAGACCCCAGTGCTCGCCCTCGGGGGCGGCGTCGTCGGCGACCTGGCCGGGTTTGCCGCGGCCACCCTCCTGCGCGGGCTGCCCCTCGTGCAACTGCCAACCTCCCTTCTCGCCCAGGTCGACGCGTCGGTGGGGGGCAAAACGGCCATCAACCACGACACCGGCAAGAACCTGATCGGGGCCTTCTACCAGCCGGAGCTCGTCTGCGCCGACCCGCAGACGCTCGATACCCTGCCGATGCGGGAGTACACAAGCGGCATGGCGGAGGTGATCAAACACGCCCTCATCCGCGACCCCGATCTCTTCGAGGCCCTGGAAGACCACCTGGTCCCCGTCATGGCCCGCAAAGATCGGGAGATGGTCTCGTCGGTGATTGAGGACGCCGTGGGCGTGAAGGCCGACGTCGTCAGTGCCGACGAACGGGAGGAGGGCCGGCGCGCCATTCTTAACTTCGGCCACACCTTTGCCCACGCCCTCGAACGCGTGGCGGGGTACGGGGCGTTTACCCACGGCGAGGCCGTCGCCATCGGAATGCGGGCGGGGCTCTACCTTTCCCATCGGCGCCACCCCGAGGCGGTGCCTCGCGAGCGACTCGATCACGTGATCCGTGCCGTGCCGATTGAATCCGACCCCGCCGAGGTGCCCTTTCCCGACCTCTACGCGGCGATGGCGGCGGACAAGAAAAATGAGGGGGACACCATCCGCTTCGTGCTCCTTGAACAGTTGGGCCAGGCGTACGTGACCGGCGATGTCACGGAGGCCGACGCCCGTCATGCCTGGCAGTTTGCGTGTTCGAACTGA